In a single window of the Elaeis guineensis isolate ETL-2024a chromosome 4, EG11, whole genome shotgun sequence genome:
- the LOC105044250 gene encoding LOW QUALITY PROTEIN: plasmodesmata-located protein 3 (The sequence of the model RefSeq protein was modified relative to this genomic sequence to represent the inferred CDS: inserted 1 base in 1 codon; deleted 2 bases in 1 codon) has protein sequence MGISEAHRLFPISSSPPPPSLFRSLTXVLALVFSFISLAPAADLYALVYKGCANHTFGGGAASQQALISLTSSLIAQAATSKFYKTSSSSSSGGQALFGLFQCRGDLSPSDCSACVGRAVSMWSYVCGLAIAARVHLTGCYALYQVSGFPQVSGTQMLFKTCGFGGGGGGDFELKRDTAFSQLQSGVAGGAGFYVTSYASVYAMAQCEGDLSTGDCSDCVSQAVQKSEVECGGAFSGQVYLDKCYISYSYYPNGVPHGGGGGGSIGGGGGIGGGGGGGGGGQQTGKTVAIVVGGAAAVGFLVVCLLFAKNLMKKKDVS, from the exons ATGGGCATTTCCGAAGCCCATCGTCTTTTCCCaatctcctcctctccaccaccaccgtcTCTATTTCGAAGCCTAA CTGTTCTCGCTCTCGTCTTCTCCTTTATCTCTCTGGCCCCCGCGGCCGATCTCTACGCCCTGGTCTACAAGGGCTGTGCGAATCACACCTTCGGAGGCGGCGCCGCATCCCAGCAAGCTCTCATCAGCCTCACGTCTTCCCTCATCGCCCAGGCCGCCACCTCCAAGTTCTACAAGaccagctcctcctcctcctccggcgggcAGGCGCTGTTCGGCCTCTTCCAATGCCGCGGCGACCTCAGCCCCTCCGACTGCTCCGCCTGCGTGGGCCGCGCCGTCTCCATGTGGAGCTACGTCTGCGGCCTCGCCATCGCCGCCCGCGTCCACCTCACTGGCTGCTACGCCCTCTACCAGGTCTCCGGCTTCCCCCAGGTCTCGGGCACCCAGATGCTCTTCAAGACCTGCGGCTTCGGCGGAGGCGGCGGAGGGGACTTCGAGCTGAAGCGCGACACCGCCTTCTCCCAGCTCCAGAGCGGCGTCGCTGGCGGGGCGGGGTTCTACGTGACGAGCTATGCGTCGGTGTACGCGATGGCTCAGTGCGAAGGCGACCTCTCTACCGGCGACTGCAGTGACTGCGTATCCCAGGCCGTCCAAAAGTCGGAGGTGGAGTGCGGCGGCGCCTTCTCCGGCCAAGTCTACCTCGACAAGTGCTACATTAGCTATTCCTACTACCCCAACGGCGTCCCCCATGGTGGTGGCGGCGGCGGCAGcatcggcggcggcggcggcatcGGC ggtggcggcggcggcggcggtggag GTCAGCAAACAGGGAAGACCGTTGCGATAGTGGTGGGAGGCGCAGCAGCGGTGGGGTTTCTGGTGGTCTGCTTGCTGTTTGCCAAGAATCtgatgaagaagaaagatg TTTCTTGA